Proteins from one Chelonia mydas isolate rCheMyd1 chromosome 14, rCheMyd1.pri.v2, whole genome shotgun sequence genomic window:
- the LOC102939181 gene encoding C-type lectin domain family 2 member D produces the protein MREGEEADPSEQPLNSSRDLKSRGKPDDPVYGNLKKAAVSEGRAVFIAIVVVLVVIIIALAAALGVEKSKQPPPCPAAACWCPDGWFRNRGKYFYFSKAEGNWNDSQSFCSSHAASLAGIESLQELSSLLPYKGKLDHWIGLWKDTGQIWKWANGTKFDHRFQIQGGADCAYLDEDLTVISSSCSTSRKWICSKSDTPTKEEKCVVGGDS, from the exons atgagggagggagaggaagcagaTCCCTCTGAGCAGCCTCTTAACAGCTCCAGGGACTTGAAGAGCAGAGGAAAACCAG ATGATCCAGTTTACGGCAACTTGAAGAAAGCGGCTGTATCTGAAGGTCGAGCTGTATTCATTGCCATAGTCGTGGTCTTGGTGGTAATCATCATTGCTTTAGCAGCGGCTTTGGGAG tGGAAAAATCTAAGCAGCCTCCTCCTTGCCccgctgctgcctgctggtgcCCGGACGGCTGGTTCAGGAACCGAGGGAAATACTTCTATTTTTCTAAGGCCGAAGGGAACTGGAACGACAGCCAGAGCTTCTGCTCGTCACACgctgcctccctggctgggattgAGAGTCTGCAGGAGCTG AGTTCCCTGCTGCCCTACAAAGGCAAACTGGACCACTGGATCGGCCTCTGGAAGGACACGGGCCAGATCTGGAAATGGGCCAATGGAACAAAGTTTGACCATCG GTTTCAAATACAAGGAGGAGCAGACTGCGCGTACCTGGATGAAGACCTCACAGTCATCAGCTCCAGCTGCAGCACATCAAGAAAATGGATCTGCAGTAAATCTGATACCCCTACGAAGGAAGAGAAGTGTGTAGTGGGAGGGGACTCGTGA
- the LOC114020579 gene encoding killer cell lectin-like receptor subfamily B member 1B allele A isoform X1 produces MRLLLDSVLFCTCSPSSALIMAGEIVYADLNILKASSKPLHPARHLNHTQCPRCHRLAVGLGAAGILILLGAVIAMGIWVFQIKGCLNSRENNSTRERIIHQSNCSTGLKDFHFHLKQFACESSHDNSTEGSGCKLCPPNWLLHRDKCYWVSKKKHPWNKSRDDCSRRSSRLLVIRDQDEMTFIQTTSKETNHIWLGLIFTSPARKWTWEDGSLFNQTRFKLADPAEGKCGVIKADGIQCEICTTVSKWICEKDALLIRQ; encoded by the exons ATGAGGCTGCTCTTAGACTCCGTCCTCTTCTGTACGTGCTCTCCCTCCTCTGCGCTTATCATGGCAGGTGAAATAGTTTATGCtgatttaaacattttgaaagccTCTTCCAAACCATTGCATCCAGCTCGGCACCTCA ATCACACTCAGTGTCCCCGCTGCCATCGACTTGCTGTAGGGCTTGGAGCAGCTGGGATCCTCATCCTGCTGGGAGCTGTGATAGCGATGGGCATTTGGG TTTTTCAGATCAAAGGATGTCTGAATTCACGGGAGAACAACAGTACCAGGGAGAGAATCATCCATCAATCCAACTGCAGCACAGGCCTAAAAGATTTCCATTTTCACTTGAAACAATTTGCGTGTGAATCATCTCACGACAACTCAACAG AGGGATCAGGGTGTAAGCTCTGCCCCCCAaactggctgctgcacagggacaAGTGCTACTGGGTGTCAAAAAAAAAACATCCCTGGAACAAGAGCCGTGATGACTGTTCAAGGAGGAGCTCTCGGCTGCTGGTGATCCGGGACCAGGATGAGATG ACTTTCATACAAACTACTTCCAAAGAGACAAACCACATCTGGCTTGGACTCATTTTTACATCCCCTGCAAGGAAATGGACTTGGGAGGACGGCTCCCTGTTCAATCAAACTCG GTTCAAGTTAGCGGATCCTGCTGAAGGGAAATGTGGGGTGATAAAAGCAGATGGGATTCAGTGTGAAATCTGCACTACAGTCTCCAAATGGATTTGTGAGAAAGACGCTCTCCTCATTAGACAGTGA
- the LOC114020579 gene encoding killer cell lectin-like receptor subfamily B member 1B allele A isoform X2: MAGEIVYADLNILKASSKPLHPARHLNHTQCPRCHRLAVGLGAAGILILLGAVIAMGIWVFQIKGCLNSRENNSTRERIIHQSNCSTGLKDFHFHLKQFACESSHDNSTEGSGCKLCPPNWLLHRDKCYWVSKKKHPWNKSRDDCSRRSSRLLVIRDQDEMTFIQTTSKETNHIWLGLIFTSPARKWTWEDGSLFNQTRFKLADPAEGKCGVIKADGIQCEICTTVSKWICEKDALLIRQ; this comes from the exons ATGGCAGGTGAAATAGTTTATGCtgatttaaacattttgaaagccTCTTCCAAACCATTGCATCCAGCTCGGCACCTCA ATCACACTCAGTGTCCCCGCTGCCATCGACTTGCTGTAGGGCTTGGAGCAGCTGGGATCCTCATCCTGCTGGGAGCTGTGATAGCGATGGGCATTTGGG TTTTTCAGATCAAAGGATGTCTGAATTCACGGGAGAACAACAGTACCAGGGAGAGAATCATCCATCAATCCAACTGCAGCACAGGCCTAAAAGATTTCCATTTTCACTTGAAACAATTTGCGTGTGAATCATCTCACGACAACTCAACAG AGGGATCAGGGTGTAAGCTCTGCCCCCCAaactggctgctgcacagggacaAGTGCTACTGGGTGTCAAAAAAAAAACATCCCTGGAACAAGAGCCGTGATGACTGTTCAAGGAGGAGCTCTCGGCTGCTGGTGATCCGGGACCAGGATGAGATG ACTTTCATACAAACTACTTCCAAAGAGACAAACCACATCTGGCTTGGACTCATTTTTACATCCCCTGCAAGGAAATGGACTTGGGAGGACGGCTCCCTGTTCAATCAAACTCG GTTCAAGTTAGCGGATCCTGCTGAAGGGAAATGTGGGGTGATAAAAGCAGATGGGATTCAGTGTGAAATCTGCACTACAGTCTCCAAATGGATTTGTGAGAAAGACGCTCTCCTCATTAGACAGTGA